In Propionicimonas paludicola, a single window of DNA contains:
- the dhaK gene encoding dihydroxyacetone kinase subunit DhaK: MKKFVNDPKQFVPQMLKGIALANPDTITYVPEYNLIMRSDAPNHNKVSIVQGSGSGHEPAHVMVVGPGMLDAACPGDVFAAPPSDYVYQTAKIVASDKGVLLLVNNYTGDRMAFEMAQEMAEADGIKVTTLFINDDVAVQDSTWTVGRRGVAGNFFVIKAVGAKAEQGASLEEVKAVGEKVNSVTRTMGIALTACTPPAKGSPLFELGEDEIEVGVGIHGEPGRRRAKLVSADEIVDELLGAVVPDLPYGSGDRVALMINGLGGTPISELYLLYGIAAEKLAGMGITVAKSYVGEYCTSLEMAGASLTLVKLDDEIEALLDAPASIVNRIF; this comes from the coding sequence ATGAAGAAGTTCGTGAACGATCCCAAGCAGTTCGTCCCGCAGATGCTCAAGGGCATCGCCTTGGCCAACCCCGACACGATCACCTATGTGCCGGAGTACAACCTGATCATGCGGTCCGACGCGCCCAACCACAACAAGGTCAGCATCGTCCAGGGCTCCGGCTCCGGCCACGAACCGGCCCACGTGATGGTGGTCGGCCCCGGCATGCTGGACGCCGCCTGCCCCGGTGACGTCTTCGCCGCCCCGCCGAGCGACTACGTCTACCAGACCGCCAAGATCGTGGCCTCGGACAAGGGCGTCCTGCTGCTGGTCAACAACTACACCGGCGACCGGATGGCCTTCGAGATGGCTCAGGAGATGGCCGAAGCCGACGGCATCAAGGTCACCACCTTGTTCATCAATGATGATGTGGCCGTGCAGGACTCCACCTGGACGGTCGGCCGCCGCGGCGTGGCCGGCAACTTCTTCGTGATCAAGGCCGTCGGCGCCAAGGCCGAGCAGGGCGCGTCCCTGGAAGAGGTCAAGGCAGTCGGCGAGAAGGTGAACTCGGTGACCCGGACCATGGGCATCGCGCTGACCGCGTGCACACCGCCGGCCAAGGGCAGCCCGCTGTTCGAGCTGGGCGAGGACGAGATCGAGGTCGGCGTCGGCATCCACGGCGAGCCCGGACGGCGTCGCGCCAAGCTGGTCAGCGCCGACGAGATCGTCGACGAGCTGCTGGGTGCCGTCGTCCCGGACCTGCCCTACGGCTCCGGCGACCGGGTGGCCTTGATGATCAACGGCCTGGGTGGCACCCCGATCAGCGAGCTGTACCTGCTCTACGGCATTGCAGCCGAGAAGCTGGCCGGCATGGGGATCACCGTGGCCAAGAGTTATGTGGGCGAGTACTGCACCAGCCTGGAGATGGCCGGCGCATCCCTCACCCTGGTCAAGCTCGACGACGAGATCGAGGCACTGCTCGATGCCCCGGCATCGATCGTGAACCGGATCTTCTGA
- the dhaL gene encoding dihydroxyacetone kinase subunit DhaL codes for MSGSIADVEFVMRNLAENIVANEQYFGELDAVVGDGDFGYSLARGFEIALAGWDDFDRSDPGVFLTKLAAAVSARIGGTSGPIWGTAMLRAGVQLKEHPQIEGADVVRALRASIEGIKTRGQADVGDKTLLDALVPAVDVLEAEINAGSSAKQTLVAMAEAADVAAENTKTMQAMRGRASYTGERSIGSVDAGAKAVAVLLAALAEAWPQN; via the coding sequence ATGAGTGGATCCATCGCCGACGTAGAGTTCGTGATGCGCAATCTCGCCGAGAACATCGTCGCTAATGAGCAGTACTTCGGGGAGCTCGACGCGGTCGTCGGGGACGGTGACTTCGGCTACTCCCTTGCCCGCGGGTTCGAGATCGCCCTGGCCGGCTGGGACGACTTCGATCGCAGTGATCCCGGCGTCTTCCTCACCAAGCTCGCCGCCGCCGTTTCGGCGAGGATCGGTGGAACCTCCGGCCCGATCTGGGGCACCGCCATGCTGCGGGCCGGAGTGCAACTGAAGGAGCACCCACAGATCGAGGGTGCCGACGTCGTCCGCGCGCTGCGGGCGTCTATCGAGGGCATCAAGACCCGGGGCCAGGCTGACGTGGGTGACAAGACCCTGCTGGACGCCCTGGTTCCGGCCGTCGATGTCCTCGAGGCCGAGATCAACGCCGGCTCCAGCGCCAAGCAGACCCTGGTCGCGATGGCCGAGGCCGCGGACGTGGCCGCGGAGAACACCAAGACGATGCAGGCCATGCGTGGCCGCGCGTCCTACACCGGCGAACGGAGCATCGGGTCGGTCGACGCCGGCGCGAAGGCGGTCGCCGTCCTGCTCGCCGCCCTGGCCGAAGCCTGGCCCCAGAACTGA
- a CDS encoding AraC family transcriptional regulator, which produces MPIHTVATASEWESLASATFVPVRIESTLHAFRGSMEHHGDGESGVTVVRSGSGRVSRTADLIETSPADLALFSVQVRGTSRVEQDGRQGRVGPGSGVLYLTRAAYQLSFPEPAEVAIMQVPSERLGLRRDVLDSLVARPLPLRRDPALRTMTRVLRSLFSPRPVLSDVAQALDVATEILSSALRPDRRRSGRRRNHAELYAEFERIIHERLDDPRLDVAGLAEQEGVSIRTVHNVFAERGTTPAAHLREARLDRGRHLLATTRLPLSDIAVLCGSEDASVFTRSFRREWGLTPSEYRRQNQVRPGSHPSE; this is translated from the coding sequence ATGCCGATCCACACCGTGGCGACCGCGAGCGAATGGGAGAGCCTCGCCTCCGCCACCTTCGTGCCGGTTCGGATCGAGTCGACCTTGCACGCGTTCCGCGGATCGATGGAGCATCACGGCGACGGCGAGAGTGGCGTCACCGTCGTGCGCAGCGGCAGCGGGCGGGTCTCCCGGACGGCCGACTTGATCGAGACGTCGCCCGCGGACCTGGCCCTGTTCTCGGTGCAGGTCAGGGGCACCAGCCGAGTGGAGCAGGACGGACGACAGGGACGGGTCGGCCCGGGCAGCGGCGTCCTCTACCTGACTCGCGCGGCCTACCAGCTGAGCTTTCCGGAGCCCGCCGAGGTGGCCATCATGCAAGTCCCGAGCGAGCGTCTGGGACTGCGGCGGGACGTTCTGGACTCGCTGGTGGCCCGTCCGCTGCCGCTGCGCCGGGATCCCGCGCTGCGGACCATGACCAGGGTCCTTCGCTCGCTGTTCTCACCCCGGCCGGTCCTCTCCGACGTCGCACAGGCGCTCGACGTGGCCACCGAGATCCTGTCTTCCGCACTGCGACCGGATCGACGCCGATCGGGGCGTCGACGCAACCACGCCGAGCTGTATGCGGAATTCGAACGGATCATTCATGAGCGCCTCGATGATCCGCGCTTGGACGTCGCCGGCCTCGCCGAACAGGAGGGGGTGTCGATCAGGACAGTGCACAACGTCTTCGCCGAGCGTGGAACCACTCCGGCCGCCCATCTGCGGGAGGCTCGACTGGACCGTGGTCGGCATCTGCTGGCCACCACCCGGCTGCCGCTGTCGGACATCGCGGTGCTCTGTGGCAGCGAGGACGCATCGGTCTTCACTCGCAGCTTCCGCAGGGAATGGGGACTGACCCCCAGCGAGTACCGGCGCCAGAACCAGGTTCGGCCGGGTTCACACCCGAGCGAGTAG
- a CDS encoding hybrid sensor histidine kinase/response regulator transcription factor, whose protein sequence is MTHTDPRPPVALDDALAAVANDLAGEFQLQRLLERILRSAVELLGCTSGSLCLIDQASQTYRKEIDLEEGCQTGTVFPLVEGCTGAVARAGKPVIFERYSEIGKGHIGPDEPRFHRGVIGVPIRLRADLIGACIVFAASDERRFDAADAQLLQRFATHAAIAIANSRLHQEASERAKAAAIAAERERAMLEVHDSIGRGLATVALQIGQAYAAVSRGEDPLPALTQAQQAAQETMNEGRRAVWGLGPAGLSGRTLDQALELELEWVQATSGLSPTFRVFGDPLPLGREVETQVVRIVQESLANAVQHAKASMLRLGLVYGADGIAVIIEDDGCGFDTAAVADKGVGLSGLVTRAAQVGGRVRIDSTPGWGTRIRADLPYRADLSGAGESPRLRVVVAHDLPAMRAGLVRLLDASEPGVQVVAEVDEPAAAVEAIRLLRPDVVLAGTGLGSGSAAQWLSRLHRAAPGAAVIGIVDPGAPESELREWATFGVRGFVQSDVDATTLGRAVVGVARGDVLVFGEMLAQLGGAPIMDGERLTDRELEVRQLVEQGLPDKQIASRLGISAKTVEKHVSAILRKRGVRSRTELLARV, encoded by the coding sequence ATGACGCACACCGACCCACGGCCCCCAGTGGCCTTGGACGACGCCCTGGCCGCGGTCGCCAATGACCTCGCCGGGGAGTTCCAGCTGCAGCGACTGCTGGAACGGATCCTGCGCAGTGCAGTGGAACTGCTCGGCTGCACGAGTGGCTCGCTGTGCCTGATCGACCAGGCCAGCCAGACCTATCGCAAGGAGATCGATCTGGAGGAGGGCTGCCAGACCGGTACCGTCTTCCCCCTGGTGGAAGGCTGCACCGGAGCCGTCGCCAGAGCCGGGAAACCGGTGATCTTCGAGCGCTACTCAGAGATCGGCAAGGGCCACATCGGCCCTGACGAGCCACGCTTCCATCGTGGGGTGATCGGGGTGCCGATCCGGCTGCGCGCCGATCTGATCGGCGCCTGCATCGTCTTCGCCGCCTCCGACGAGCGGCGCTTCGATGCGGCCGACGCCCAACTCCTGCAGCGCTTCGCCACCCACGCGGCGATCGCCATCGCCAACTCTCGGCTGCACCAGGAGGCCTCGGAACGGGCCAAGGCCGCCGCCATCGCCGCCGAGCGTGAGCGGGCCATGCTCGAGGTCCACGACAGCATCGGACGCGGTCTGGCCACTGTGGCTCTGCAGATCGGCCAGGCGTATGCGGCGGTCAGCAGGGGAGAGGATCCGCTGCCGGCGCTGACCCAGGCCCAGCAAGCTGCCCAGGAGACCATGAACGAGGGCCGACGCGCCGTCTGGGGGCTGGGCCCGGCCGGGCTCTCCGGACGCACCCTCGACCAGGCTCTCGAACTCGAACTGGAATGGGTGCAAGCCACCTCGGGGCTCAGCCCGACCTTCCGGGTGTTCGGCGACCCACTGCCACTGGGCCGAGAGGTGGAGACCCAGGTGGTCCGGATCGTCCAGGAGTCGCTGGCCAACGCCGTCCAGCACGCCAAGGCGTCCATGCTGCGCCTGGGCCTGGTCTACGGCGCCGACGGCATCGCAGTGATCATCGAGGACGATGGCTGCGGGTTCGATACCGCCGCAGTTGCCGACAAGGGGGTCGGGCTGTCCGGGCTGGTCACCCGCGCCGCGCAGGTCGGCGGACGGGTCCGGATCGACTCCACTCCCGGGTGGGGCACCCGGATCCGCGCCGATCTGCCGTATCGAGCCGATCTCAGCGGCGCAGGGGAGAGCCCGCGGCTGCGGGTCGTGGTCGCCCATGACCTTCCGGCCATGCGGGCCGGTCTGGTTCGGCTGCTGGATGCCAGCGAGCCCGGCGTCCAGGTGGTCGCCGAGGTGGACGAGCCGGCCGCCGCCGTCGAGGCCATCAGGCTGCTTCGTCCCGATGTCGTGCTCGCCGGCACCGGCCTGGGCAGCGGCTCGGCCGCACAGTGGCTGTCCCGGCTGCATCGAGCCGCTCCCGGAGCTGCAGTGATCGGGATCGTCGACCCCGGCGCACCGGAGTCTGAGCTGCGGGAGTGGGCCACCTTCGGGGTGCGCGGCTTCGTCCAGTCCGACGTGGACGCCACCACCCTCGGCCGGGCCGTGGTCGGCGTGGCCCGCGGTGACGTCTTGGTCTTCGGCGAGATGCTGGCCCAACTCGGCGGCGCTCCGATCATGGACGGGGAGCGGCTGACCGATCGCGAGCTCGAAGTGCGCCAGCTGGTCGAGCAAGGGCTGCCGGACAAGCAGATCGCCAGCCGGCTGGGCATCTCGGCCAAGACCGTGGAGAAGCACGTCAGCGCCATCCTGCGTAAGCGGGGTGTGCGCTCCCGCACCGAGCTACTCGCTCGGGTGTGA
- a CDS encoding carbon-nitrogen hydrolase family protein, with protein sequence MASIRVAAVQAEPAWFDLAASTEKTIALIAQAAAGGVALVAFPETWLPGYPGFMWFQNVPEQLPMIAHYRANSAEVGGPEIAAIRAAAAEHQIMVVLGFSERDHGSLYMAQLIIGNDGEILLHRRKLKPTHVERALFGESDGSGLQVIETALGRLGALNCWEHMQPLVKFAMYAQHEQLHVAGWPGLADDGEALLPQLSGGACLALSRSYALEGSCFVIVPKMLQPGEADRDPGHGLSAVVFGPDGETVSEAVDPRVEGIVYADLDLAGVALAKAFADPVGHYSRPDLFTVSIDRTARRVADLGPDPVPEPIPSDLSAEPQPA encoded by the coding sequence ATGGCATCCATCCGCGTCGCGGCTGTCCAGGCCGAGCCTGCTTGGTTCGACTTGGCCGCATCCACCGAGAAGACGATCGCCTTGATCGCACAAGCGGCGGCGGGAGGTGTCGCGCTGGTGGCCTTTCCGGAGACCTGGCTGCCCGGTTACCCCGGCTTCATGTGGTTCCAGAATGTGCCCGAGCAACTCCCTATGATCGCCCACTACCGGGCGAACTCCGCCGAAGTCGGCGGCCCGGAGATCGCCGCGATCCGGGCCGCAGCGGCCGAGCATCAGATCATGGTGGTCCTCGGCTTCAGCGAGCGCGACCACGGCTCGCTGTACATGGCCCAGCTCATCATCGGCAACGATGGCGAGATCCTGCTACACCGCCGCAAGCTGAAGCCGACCCATGTCGAGCGCGCCCTGTTCGGCGAGAGCGACGGCTCCGGCCTGCAGGTGATCGAGACGGCGCTGGGCCGGCTCGGCGCACTCAACTGTTGGGAGCACATGCAGCCGCTGGTGAAGTTCGCCATGTATGCCCAGCACGAACAGCTCCATGTCGCCGGCTGGCCGGGCCTGGCCGATGACGGTGAGGCTTTGTTGCCGCAGCTCTCCGGGGGTGCCTGCCTGGCCCTGAGCCGCAGCTATGCCCTCGAAGGCAGCTGTTTCGTCATCGTCCCGAAGATGCTGCAGCCCGGCGAGGCGGACCGCGATCCCGGCCACGGTCTGTCGGCGGTGGTGTTCGGGCCCGACGGAGAGACCGTCTCCGAGGCGGTCGATCCGCGGGTTGAGGGCATCGTCTACGCCGATCTGGACCTCGCGGGCGTCGCATTGGCGAAGGCGTTCGCCGATCCGGTGGGTCACTACAGCCGTCCGGACCTCTTCACGGTGAGCATCGATCGGACGGCGCGCCGGGTGGCCGATCTTGGTCCGGACCCTGTGCCCGAGCCGATCCCGTCCGACCTGAGCGCCGAGCCTCAGCCCGCCTGA
- a CDS encoding AAA family ATPase, whose amino-acid sequence MDRSIVINREFGSGGREVGRIIAERTGMDFYDTRILQEAAERQGAPAELLARFDEQVVGGQFFDVTMLGTADPELMTLPYRAYSSIAEVIVCAAQRAPAVFIGRCADRILADQGLRMRSVFIYSTDRQAKIARAIAVDGVDPKHADAHIARMDRSRRRYQQFFTDTKFGDPHSYDLCLNSARLSYRDCADAILASC is encoded by the coding sequence ATGGACCGTTCGATAGTGATCAACCGTGAGTTCGGAAGCGGCGGACGGGAGGTGGGCCGGATCATCGCCGAGAGAACCGGGATGGACTTCTACGACACCCGGATCCTCCAGGAGGCCGCCGAACGACAGGGCGCCCCTGCCGAACTGCTGGCCCGCTTCGATGAGCAGGTGGTCGGCGGTCAGTTCTTCGACGTCACCATGCTCGGCACCGCCGATCCGGAACTGATGACCCTGCCGTACCGCGCCTACTCGAGCATCGCCGAGGTGATCGTGTGTGCTGCCCAGCGGGCCCCGGCGGTGTTCATCGGCCGATGCGCCGACCGGATCCTGGCCGACCAGGGCCTGCGGATGCGCAGCGTGTTCATCTACAGCACCGATCGCCAGGCCAAGATCGCCCGCGCCATCGCCGTAGACGGGGTGGATCCCAAGCACGCCGATGCGCACATCGCCCGGATGGATCGCAGTCGTCGGCGCTACCAGCAGTTCTTCACCGACACCAAGTTCGGCGACCCGCACAGCTACGACCTGTGCCTGAACTCGGCGCGACTGAGCTACCGCGACTGCGCGGACGCCATCCTGGCCAGCTGCTGA
- a CDS encoding class II fructose-bisphosphate aldolase: MAVQSLAEILAPAFDQRYGVPAINIVNDLTMENVLAGAVEAGSPIILQTSVKTVRSIGVNTLYQMWKAMTAGIEVPCALHLDHCPDRQVISDCLAAGWTSVLFDASQLPVEENQRQTIEVVAEARRYGAQVEGEIESITGQEDGIGSDDESRRQGLDVQLRYLEATGVDVFAPAIGNAHGTYKRAPILDFQRVSDLVAAHPVPIALHGGSGLSVEQFHDCIARGCAKVNISTALKETFMQSSLAFLKEAEAKGKWDPPSLFSSVGEAVRAMTVYYAGVFGSAGKA, encoded by the coding sequence ATGGCTGTCCAGTCACTCGCCGAGATCCTTGCCCCTGCCTTCGACCAGCGCTACGGCGTTCCCGCGATCAACATCGTCAACGACCTGACGATGGAGAACGTGCTCGCCGGCGCGGTCGAGGCCGGGTCGCCGATCATCTTGCAGACCTCGGTCAAGACCGTCCGGTCGATCGGGGTGAACACCTTGTACCAGATGTGGAAGGCCATGACCGCGGGCATCGAGGTGCCCTGCGCCCTGCATTTGGATCACTGCCCGGACCGCCAGGTGATCAGCGACTGCCTGGCCGCTGGCTGGACGTCGGTGCTGTTCGACGCATCCCAGCTGCCCGTGGAGGAGAACCAGCGCCAGACCATCGAAGTGGTGGCCGAGGCGCGCCGCTATGGCGCCCAGGTGGAAGGCGAGATCGAGTCGATCACCGGCCAGGAGGACGGCATCGGCTCCGATGACGAGTCGCGCCGGCAGGGCCTGGACGTCCAGCTGCGCTACCTGGAAGCCACCGGAGTGGACGTGTTCGCTCCGGCCATCGGCAACGCCCACGGCACCTACAAGCGGGCCCCGATCCTGGACTTCCAGCGGGTATCCGACCTGGTCGCGGCCCACCCGGTCCCGATCGCCCTGCACGGTGGCAGCGGGCTGTCGGTCGAACAGTTCCACGACTGCATCGCCCGCGGCTGCGCCAAGGTGAACATCTCGACGGCGCTGAAGGAGACCTTCATGCAGTCGAGCCTGGCCTTCCTCAAGGAAGCCGAAGCCAAGGGCAAGTGGGATCCGCCGTCGCTGTTCAGTTCGGTCGGCGAGGCCGTCCGCGCCATGACGGTCTACTACGCCGGCGTCTTCGGCAGTGCCGGGAAGGCCTGA
- a CDS encoding HAD-IA family hydrolase, translating to MPALIFDCDGVLADTERDGHLPAFNEAFAEFRLDLHWDVPTYAEKVKIGGGKERIASDLPPRADTDEVVRGVHKRKTELFLDRVRDGLLPGRPGIHRLIAEALQAGWTVAVASTSAEASVRGVLEHAVGAALAARCHVYAGDIVAAKKPAPDIYLLVLRDLGLDPRECIVVEDSGIGLQAALAAGLTTVITVSTFTAEDDFAGAALVVDHLGEPGQPSIVISGPADLADGFVTLSHLESLLPSTQQEEPR from the coding sequence ATGCCGGCCCTGATCTTCGACTGCGACGGGGTGCTCGCCGACACCGAACGGGACGGGCATTTGCCCGCCTTCAACGAAGCCTTCGCCGAGTTCCGCCTCGACCTTCACTGGGACGTGCCGACCTACGCCGAGAAAGTGAAGATCGGTGGCGGCAAGGAGCGGATCGCATCCGACCTGCCGCCGCGGGCCGACACCGACGAGGTGGTCAGGGGCGTACACAAGCGCAAGACCGAACTCTTCCTGGACCGGGTCCGCGACGGCCTGCTGCCCGGGCGTCCGGGGATCCACCGGCTGATCGCCGAGGCGCTACAGGCAGGCTGGACGGTCGCCGTGGCGTCCACCTCGGCCGAGGCGTCGGTCCGCGGAGTGCTGGAGCATGCGGTCGGTGCCGCGCTGGCGGCCCGGTGCCACGTGTACGCCGGTGACATCGTGGCCGCCAAGAAGCCGGCCCCCGACATCTACCTGCTGGTGCTGCGCGACCTCGGCCTCGACCCCCGCGAGTGCATCGTGGTCGAGGACTCCGGCATCGGCCTCCAGGCGGCCCTGGCCGCAGGCCTGACCACGGTGATCACCGTCAGCACCTTCACCGCCGAGGACGATTTCGCCGGTGCCGCCCTGGTGGTCGATCACCTCGGCGAGCCTGGCCAGCCGTCCATCGTGATCTCCGGGCCAGCCGACCTGGCCGACGGTTTCGTCACCCTTTCCCACCTCGAGAGCCTGCTCCCGAGCACCCAGCAGGAGGAACCCAGATGA